From Armatimonadota bacterium, a single genomic window includes:
- the deoC gene encoding deoxyribose-phosphate aldolase translates to MAALNARTPNLGRNSGCTLDLDWVESMRANRSAIERRATTLPGRRTVKKQWQAAWLLKAITLIDLTTLSGDDTPGTVSRLCAKARQPVRQDLLEVLGATALPIRAGAVCVYHHQVAIACEALAGSGIPVAAVSAGFPHGQSPLKQRIDEIHASVDAGAAEIDIVLNRSHVLTGQWKAVYDEVAAFREACGEAHLKAILGTGDLGTLRHVAKASIVAMMAGADFIKTSTGKEPVNATIPVGLAMVRAIRDYAERTGFRVGFKPAGGIRTAKQALDWMILMKEELGDAWLQPELFRVGASTLLADIERQLEHYATGRYSALNRHPMG, encoded by the coding sequence ATGGCTGCCCTAAACGCAAGGACCCCGAACCTGGGGCGGAACTCCGGCTGCACCCTCGACCTGGACTGGGTCGAATCCATGCGGGCCAACCGCAGCGCCATCGAGCGACGCGCGACGACTCTTCCCGGCAGGCGCACAGTCAAAAAGCAATGGCAAGCCGCATGGCTTCTGAAGGCAATCACGCTCATCGACCTGACGACTCTGAGCGGCGACGACACCCCCGGAACGGTTTCGCGGCTCTGCGCCAAGGCCAGGCAGCCGGTCCGGCAGGATTTGCTGGAGGTCCTCGGCGCCACGGCCCTGCCGATTCGCGCGGGGGCCGTTTGCGTTTATCACCATCAGGTCGCCATTGCCTGCGAAGCGCTAGCAGGGTCGGGAATCCCCGTTGCGGCGGTCAGCGCGGGGTTTCCTCACGGCCAGAGCCCCTTGAAGCAGCGGATTGATGAGATTCACGCTTCGGTCGATGCGGGAGCGGCCGAAATAGACATCGTGCTCAATCGTTCGCACGTGCTCACGGGCCAGTGGAAGGCGGTCTACGACGAGGTGGCGGCGTTCCGAGAGGCTTGCGGCGAAGCGCACCTCAAGGCGATCTTGGGGACCGGCGATCTTGGGACCCTGCGCCACGTGGCCAAGGCGTCCATCGTCGCGATGATGGCCGGTGCGGACTTCATCAAGACCTCGACGGGCAAAGAACCCGTCAATGCGACGATCCCAGTAGGGCTGGCCATGGTCCGCGCGATCCGGGACTACGCCGAGCGCACCGGGTTCCGGGTCGGTTTCAAGCCCGCCGGCGGCATCCGCACGGCCAAGCAAGCGCTCGATTGGATGATCCTGATGAAGGAGGAGCTTGGCGACGCTTGGCTTCAGCCAGAGCTCTTCAGGGTGGGCGCAAGCACCTTGCTCGCCGACATCGAGCGCCAACTCGAACACTACGCGACGGGGCGCTATTCCGCGCTGAACCGGCACCCGATGGGCTGA
- a CDS encoding DUF503 domain-containing protein has protein sequence MVVGVLKVTLSLEGCDSLKDKRRIVRSLVDRIRREYHVAIAEVGDLDKHRRTTLGVACVSNEPSHANALLDKVLDFVETRGEAAVIASELELERY, from the coding sequence ATGGTCGTTGGGGTTCTCAAAGTCACGCTGTCGCTTGAGGGGTGCGATTCCCTGAAGGACAAGCGCCGCATCGTGCGCAGCCTGGTGGACCGCATTCGGCGTGAGTATCACGTGGCGATTGCGGAAGTAGGCGACCTAGACAAGCACCGCCGCACGACTTTGGGAGTGGCCTGTGTGAGCAATGAGCCCTCGCACGCCAACGCGCTGCTGGACAAGGTGCTGGACTTCGTCGAGACCCGCGGCGAGGCCGCGGTCATCGCTTCGGAGTTGGAGTTGGAGAGGTATTAG
- a CDS encoding GNAT family N-acetyltransferase: MSLNDRWVQPVVLEGVHVRLEPVTMAHVQGLFESCRDPAVWTYLTQRQPSTHAEMADYVADMVSLLSSGSRIAFVIVRRVDGVVLGTTSYFDISAFDEKLEIGYTWLSPNVWRTPINTECKFLLLRHAFEELGCGRVQLKTDARNTRSRNAIERIGAKPEGVLRRFQKRFDGYVRDTAIFSITREEWPEVKVRLQGLMSGQTAETS, encoded by the coding sequence ATGAGCCTCAATGATCGATGGGTTCAGCCGGTGGTCTTGGAGGGTGTGCACGTCCGCCTTGAGCCCGTTACCATGGCGCACGTTCAGGGCCTCTTCGAGTCGTGCCGCGACCCCGCCGTTTGGACTTACCTGACACAAAGGCAGCCCTCGACGCATGCCGAAATGGCCGATTACGTCGCCGACATGGTCAGCCTCTTGAGCAGCGGCAGCCGGATCGCTTTCGTGATCGTTCGCCGCGTTGACGGTGTCGTCCTTGGGACCACCAGCTACTTCGACATCAGCGCCTTTGACGAAAAGCTCGAGATCGGCTACACCTGGCTCAGCCCGAACGTCTGGCGAACCCCGATCAACACCGAGTGCAAGTTCTTGCTCCTGCGGCACGCCTTTGAGGAGCTGGGGTGCGGGCGCGTCCAACTCAAGACCGATGCGAGAAACACCCGGTCGCGCAACGCGATCGAGCGGATTGGAGCGAAGCCAGAAGGCGTGCTGCGGCGGTTCCAGAAGCGCTTCGATGGCTACGTGCGCGACACGGCGATCTTCTCGATCACACGCGAGGAATGGCCCGAAGTGAAGGTGAGGCTCCAGGGTCTGATGAGCGGCCAAACGGCCGAGACCTCCTGA
- a CDS encoding sulfite exporter TauE/SafE family protein — MHDLSLAKDLPQLAVLFLIGAIASGINAVAGGGSFISFPVLTAFGIPSVMANATNAAALWPGSLGSAYGYLNLLPKTGHHLRSLFWPTLFGTVIGAYLLLALGQRVFDIAVPFLIFGAAIVLTFQDRIKAAVNQHHGEVSVQLGMLLQFLISVYGGYFGAGMGFLMLASYALYIEGNLHELNAMKVWLGLLINLAASVLFVVKGQVLFTSGAFLSLGAIVGGYLAARYAQRLNASKMRGWVAAYGFATAAYFAWRVLG, encoded by the coding sequence GTGCACGATCTCAGCCTCGCAAAGGACCTTCCCCAGTTGGCGGTCTTGTTCTTGATCGGGGCGATCGCTTCAGGCATCAACGCCGTTGCCGGTGGCGGCTCCTTTATCTCCTTTCCTGTCCTCACGGCTTTCGGCATCCCCAGCGTCATGGCCAACGCCACCAACGCCGCTGCGCTTTGGCCCGGCTCGCTGGGCAGCGCTTACGGCTACCTGAACCTATTGCCCAAGACGGGCCACCACCTGAGGTCGCTGTTCTGGCCGACGCTCTTCGGCACGGTCATCGGCGCTTACCTGCTACTCGCCCTAGGCCAACGCGTCTTCGACATCGCTGTACCGTTCCTGATCTTTGGGGCGGCCATCGTGCTGACGTTTCAGGACCGCATCAAGGCGGCCGTGAACCAGCATCACGGCGAGGTCTCGGTTCAGTTGGGCATGCTCCTGCAGTTCCTCATCTCGGTCTATGGCGGCTATTTCGGCGCGGGAATGGGCTTCTTGATGCTCGCCTCCTACGCGCTCTATATCGAGGGGAATCTCCATGAGCTGAACGCAATGAAGGTCTGGCTCGGGCTGCTCATCAACCTGGCCGCGAGCGTTCTCTTCGTGGTGAAGGGGCAGGTCCTGTTCACCTCCGGGGCCTTTCTCTCGCTCGGAGCGATTGTTGGAGGCTACTTGGCGGCGCGATACGCCCAGCGCCTGAACGCCTCGAAGATGCGCGGCTGGGTGGCGGCTTATGGGTTCGCCACAGCGGCCTACTTCGCTTGGCGGGTGCTTGGCTGA
- a CDS encoding carbohydrate ABC transporter permease has product MSLVGRVGRRRPRARIALGIIYLALCAGAITTLYPFAIMVSTGFKGPTDQNDNALVPDFWRDVRERDEGGKLNQGSLEFKFLNDKYMGDLSLIESSQVGRDANAESLERYRGFLKDLPLDCWSAGFRTAPNQVTSKLAQRYQAWLRERYRNDIDAMNRAYIEEALAFQSVAPPTEMLERANWARPDTLKYREWLDFKANLPIEFRIPVREERLYQEFLRKKTQNQFGKLPKEVASAAAKFEQIKLVRSGPLYEEFRKIELRDRFPGGTVEELWARVDPGPLPVASLDHATVDGKAGELRWEFSTRNYRYVVDYMLLNGRAVVNTALFCLLAILTQLTVNPLAAYALSRYPLKATSRILLFLLATMAFPAEVAMIPSFLLLKDVGLLNTFSALVLPTAASGYMIFLLKGFFDSLPAELYEAAQLDGARETTMMFKVTLPMARPVLGYLALLAFMGAYSAFMYAFLVCQDQRMWTIMVWIYQLQNVAPKSVMMAALTMAALPTLVVFLLAQRVIMRGIVLPGEK; this is encoded by the coding sequence ATGAGCCTTGTGGGCAGAGTCGGGCGCAGGAGGCCGCGTGCGCGGATCGCGCTGGGCATCATCTACCTGGCCCTCTGCGCTGGAGCGATCACCACGCTCTACCCGTTCGCGATCATGGTTTCCACAGGTTTCAAAGGCCCGACAGACCAGAACGACAACGCCCTCGTCCCCGACTTTTGGCGCGACGTCCGCGAGCGTGACGAGGGTGGCAAGCTCAACCAGGGCTCGCTGGAGTTCAAGTTCCTGAACGACAAGTACATGGGCGATCTGAGCCTGATCGAGAGCAGCCAGGTCGGACGGGACGCCAATGCAGAGAGCCTGGAGAGGTATCGCGGCTTCCTAAAGGACCTCCCGCTCGACTGCTGGTCCGCCGGATTCCGCACCGCCCCCAACCAAGTGACCAGCAAGCTCGCCCAGCGTTATCAGGCCTGGCTGCGCGAGCGCTATCGCAACGACATCGACGCGATGAACCGCGCTTATATAGAGGAGGCGCTGGCCTTTCAGAGCGTCGCGCCGCCCACCGAGATGCTCGAAAGGGCCAATTGGGCGAGGCCAGACACCCTCAAGTATCGCGAGTGGCTCGACTTCAAGGCGAACCTCCCGATCGAATTCCGCATCCCGGTTCGCGAGGAACGGCTCTACCAGGAGTTCCTGCGCAAGAAGACCCAGAACCAGTTCGGCAAATTGCCGAAGGAGGTTGCCAGCGCGGCCGCCAAGTTCGAGCAGATCAAGCTGGTTCGGTCCGGGCCGCTCTACGAGGAGTTCCGAAAGATCGAGCTCAGAGACCGCTTCCCGGGGGGAACCGTGGAGGAGCTCTGGGCCAGGGTCGATCCCGGACCCCTTCCAGTCGCGAGCTTGGACCATGCCACGGTCGATGGCAAGGCCGGCGAGTTGCGCTGGGAGTTTTCGACCCGCAACTACCGTTACGTTGTGGACTACATGCTCTTGAACGGCAGAGCGGTGGTGAACACGGCGCTGTTCTGCCTCTTGGCGATCCTGACCCAGCTCACGGTGAACCCCCTCGCCGCCTACGCGCTCTCGCGTTACCCGTTGAAAGCGACCTCTCGCATCCTCCTGTTCCTCCTGGCGACGATGGCGTTCCCAGCCGAGGTGGCGATGATCCCGTCGTTCCTGTTGCTGAAGGACGTGGGGCTGCTGAACACGTTTTCAGCACTGGTCCTCCCCACCGCGGCCTCCGGGTACATGATCTTCCTGCTCAAGGGGTTCTTCGATTCTCTGCCCGCCGAGCTCTATGAGGCCGCCCAGCTCGACGGCGCGCGCGAGACCACGATGATGTTCAAAGTCACCCTTCCGATGGCGCGGCCGGTCTTGGGGTACCTGGCCTTGCTGGCGTTTATGGGGGCGTACTCGGCGTTCATGTATGCGTTCCTGGTCTGCCAGGACCAGCGCATGTGGACGATCATGGTATGGATCTACCAACTGCAGAACGTCGCGCCAAAGTCGGTGATGATGGCGGCGCTGACGATGGCGGCGCTCCCGACGCTGGTTGTGTTTCTCCTGGCGCAGCGAGTGATCATGAGAGGCATTGTGCTGCCGGGAGAGAAGTAG
- a CDS encoding ATP-binding cassette domain-containing protein, with protein sequence MTPHLHLDGLSLGDSGPGIGLRLDGRRTLSVFGPIGSGKSRLMKVLAGMERPARGNLEASGKVVLAAPNGLPRKATPQSLAQEGASRGSHHVAEALTSLGLWDVRQKQVSDLAAGRQQACLLLPVLARTADVMLIDGLLDLLDPWTFHDVLAVLQKRVAGGAILVVATQNPDWAEMTDHLLVLRSGAPAFVGSIEDLRRENAFEEIVVETTEFEGVRALCQPFEVHFEENGSELKIRTREGQALAASLLSEGYNDVRSVTIRQPSARQLLENLLR encoded by the coding sequence ATGACGCCGCACCTTCATCTGGACGGCCTGAGCCTCGGGGACTCCGGCCCTGGAATCGGCTTGCGCCTGGACGGCCGGCGGACGTTGTCCGTTTTTGGCCCGATCGGTTCTGGGAAGTCCCGCCTCATGAAGGTCTTGGCCGGGATGGAGCGTCCAGCGCGTGGGAACCTTGAGGCTTCGGGCAAGGTGGTGTTGGCGGCGCCAAACGGGCTGCCCAGGAAGGCCACGCCGCAATCCTTGGCGCAAGAGGGCGCGTCCAGGGGCTCCCACCACGTGGCCGAAGCCTTGACCAGTCTTGGGCTCTGGGACGTGCGCCAGAAACAGGTGTCGGACCTTGCCGCCGGCCGCCAGCAGGCGTGCCTGCTCTTGCCTGTGCTCGCGCGGACCGCGGATGTGATGCTCATCGACGGGCTTTTGGACCTGCTCGATCCTTGGACCTTTCATGACGTGCTCGCGGTCCTGCAGAAGCGGGTGGCCGGGGGGGCGATTCTCGTTGTCGCTACCCAAAACCCGGACTGGGCGGAGATGACCGACCACCTTCTGGTGCTCCGCTCGGGTGCGCCGGCGTTCGTCGGATCGATCGAGGACCTGCGCCGCGAGAACGCCTTCGAGGAGATCGTCGTCGAGACCACGGAGTTTGAGGGGGTTCGGGCGCTCTGCCAGCCGTTCGAAGTGCATTTTGAGGAGAACGGGTCCGAGCTAAAGATACGAACTCGGGAGGGCCAGGCGCTCGCGGCGAGCCTGCTCTCGGAGGGATACAACGACGTGCGCTCCGTGACGATCAGGCAGCCCTCGGCAAGACAGCTTCTCGAGAACCTGCTTCGCTAG
- a CDS encoding aminopeptidase P family protein has protein sequence MSNLTRLQEAVAARNLEAFLVSEIANVRWASGFSGSAGWVLLKGTEAVFLTDSRYTIQAGEEVHGMPVFTFANPVTSVQFLKEHVEKMGIGKLGFESESVTYATFEDWAKAWSSVELVPAKNLVSPLRMVKSAEEVEGIRRACKLADACFQHVCRMIQPGVSEYDIALDIEFFFRRQGAQLAFEPIVVSGERSARPHGHASEKKLAVGDFVTLDFGAQVDGLCSDMTRTVVVGEASDRHREVYTQVLKAETSCIEMMKAGLEAKAVDAHARAVLDEKGLAQYFGHGLGHGLGRVVHDSGRMSPTSDDILAQGQVWTVEPGVYIEGFGGVRIEDDVLVTETGVEVLTHSPKELLVLPA, from the coding sequence ATGTCCAACCTAACCCGTCTTCAGGAGGCCGTGGCCGCCCGCAACCTGGAGGCTTTTCTCGTCAGTGAAATTGCCAACGTCCGATGGGCCTCCGGCTTCTCGGGCAGCGCCGGCTGGGTGCTGCTGAAAGGAACCGAAGCGGTCTTTTTGACCGACAGCCGCTACACGATCCAAGCCGGCGAAGAGGTTCATGGAATGCCCGTATTTACGTTTGCGAACCCTGTGACCTCGGTTCAATTCCTGAAGGAGCACGTCGAGAAGATGGGGATCGGCAAGCTTGGCTTCGAGAGCGAGTCGGTGACCTATGCGACTTTCGAAGATTGGGCCAAGGCTTGGTCCAGCGTCGAGCTGGTCCCCGCAAAGAACCTGGTGTCTCCGCTTCGGATGGTCAAGAGCGCCGAGGAAGTGGAGGGCATTCGGCGCGCCTGCAAGCTCGCTGACGCTTGCTTCCAGCATGTCTGCCGAATGATCCAGCCTGGGGTATCCGAATACGACATCGCCCTGGATATCGAGTTCTTTTTCCGACGTCAGGGCGCCCAACTTGCCTTCGAGCCGATCGTGGTCAGCGGCGAGCGCAGCGCCAGGCCCCACGGCCACGCCTCTGAGAAGAAGCTCGCTGTCGGCGATTTCGTCACGCTCGATTTCGGCGCGCAGGTGGATGGCCTCTGCAGCGACATGACCCGTACCGTGGTGGTCGGAGAGGCTTCGGACCGGCACAGGGAGGTCTACACCCAGGTTCTGAAGGCCGAAACCTCCTGTATCGAGATGATGAAGGCGGGCCTAGAAGCAAAGGCTGTCGATGCCCACGCGAGAGCGGTACTTGACGAAAAGGGCCTCGCGCAGTACTTCGGCCACGGGTTGGGCCACGGCCTCGGGCGTGTCGTTCACGATTCCGGGCGAATGAGCCCCACGAGCGACGACATCTTGGCTCAGGGACAGGTCTGGACGGTTGAGCCGGGCGTGTACATCGAGGGCTTCGGCGGCGTGAGGATCGAGGATGACGTGCTGGTCACGGAGACCGGTGTGGAAGTGCTGACCCACTCGCCGAAAGAGCTGCTCGTCCTGCCGGCCTGA
- the aroQ gene encoding type II 3-dehydroquinate dehydratase, which translates to MTNDNLKVLVLHGPNLNLTGFRQPDIYGKRTLEEIDADIQDAAKALKMDVRILQSNSEGVLIDTIQEHRNWCNAIVVNPGALTHYSYALRDALVSVRLPVIEVHLSNVHAREEFRKTSVIAPVCIGQISGFGAQSYVLALNAIATFVEETV; encoded by the coding sequence ATGACTAACGACAATCTGAAAGTGCTCGTGCTGCACGGGCCCAACCTGAACCTGACCGGCTTTCGGCAGCCGGACATTTATGGCAAACGAACCCTCGAAGAGATCGACGCCGACATCCAGGATGCGGCCAAGGCGCTCAAAATGGACGTTCGCATCCTTCAGAGCAACTCGGAGGGCGTTCTGATCGACACGATCCAGGAACACCGCAACTGGTGCAACGCCATCGTGGTCAATCCGGGCGCCCTTACCCACTACTCCTATGCGCTCCGCGACGCTCTGGTCAGCGTGCGGCTCCCCGTCATCGAGGTGCATCTGAGCAACGTCCATGCCCGGGAGGAGTTCCGAAAGACCAGCGTGATCGCTCCCGTTTGCATCGGCCAGATCAGCGGGTTTGGCGCGCAAAGCTACGTTCTGGCGCTGAACGCCATCGCAACGTTTGTCGAGGAAACCGTCTGA